GTTTCTTGCGGAGCAATTTGCCAGCAGACGGTGTAAAAAGCGTTATATCGCCCTTGTGAAGGGAGCCCTCTCCAATGCAACGGGCCGTATGGAAAGCGGCATCATCCGCGACCCGAAGAACAGGAAGCGTTTTACCTGGACTATGAGTGGAGGAAAGCCTGCGATAACGGAGTACACCAGGCTTAGGCGAGGAAATGATTGTTCTCTTGCTGCTTTTAACTTACTTACCGGTAGGACCCATCAAATTCGGGTCCATACGCTGATGCTTGGCCACCCGGTCATTGGTGATCCCATCTACGGCAGAAAAAGCACCCGTTTTCCTGACCTTGGTTTGATGCTTCACTCCATGAGCCTTGAAATCGTTCTGCCGGGGGAGAGGGAGCCCCGCCGCTTTATCGCTCCTCTTCCCGAACGCTTCCGAGCTCCCCTTCAGCAGTGCTGGGGGCTTGACTACCGAGCCGTAGATCCGGATTGAAGAGCTTTTCCGTTTTGAGGGTGGTCGGCGAGCCGTGGCCGGGAAAGATGAGCATATAGTCGGGGAGGGGGAGAATCCTTTTCTGTATCGATTTGAGCATGATGGCTCGTTCTACGGCCCCTTCGCTTGATCCGATTCTACCTGCGGCAAGAATGTCTCCGGTGAACAGCATGTTCTCAATTCGGTAAACCAGATGATCTCCAGAATGGCCCTTGACATCAATGGGAACCACTTTGATCCCCTCGAAATCGTATTCCTTTCCATCCTCAAGAACATGCGCCGATCGACCGAGGACCACCGGGTGCTTTCCGTATATCTCCGCATCATAGATTTTTCCGATGGTACCAAGCCCCTTTACATGACTTTCGTGGCTATGGGTCACCAGAATGTAACGAACATAGTAGCCGTTTGATTCGATCATGTCCAAAAGCTCCACATCCATCACACCGGGATCAATAAGGAGTGCATTCCCGCCCCCCTCGGGGCCGATCAGATAGGTATTGGAAAAACCGACGACGGCAAAATGGAAAAAGAGCTTCATAATACCGCTTCCCTTCCGAAACTTGCTTCCTCATAGTTCGA
The window above is part of the Sediminispirochaeta bajacaliforniensis DSM 16054 genome. Proteins encoded here:
- a CDS encoding MBL fold metallo-hydrolase, encoding MKLFFHFAVVGFSNTYLIGPEGGGNALLIDPGVMDVELLDMIESNGYYVRYILVTHSHESHVKGLGTIGKIYDAEIYGKHPVVLGRSAHVLEDGKEYDFEGIKVVPIDVKGHSGDHLVYRIENMLFTGDILAAGRIGSSEGAVERAIMLKSIQKRILPLPDYMLIFPGHGSPTTLKTEKLFNPDLRLGSQAPSTAEGELGSVREEER